TATCGACTGCCCCTGAAGGAACGGCAGAAGGAACTGTTGTAAGTCAAACGCCAAGAGCAGGAGAACTGGTTGATCTTGCAAGTACGCGTATCAAACTTTCCATCTACAAACCAAAAACACCACCGTCAACTTCATCCTCTAATCCTGCCCAACGTGGGAACCAGGGTTCTCCTACAAGTCCAAACCAGGGGAACCAACAAGGAAATCAACAAGGGCACACTCCTTCTAGCAGTTCATCCAATAATGAAGGATCTCACGAAAGTTCTCGAGATTAAACGAATCTTTGTCATGATTTCATGACAAAGATTTTTTTTCACAAGATTTTGTGATAAAATATAGGGAGTAGAAAAAGGAGGAGAAAATGGACGAATCGAGAGAGTTGAATGCCGTCATTGATGTGATTATGCTAGCAGGAACCATTCTCCTGAAAAGTGGCTCAGAGATTCATCGGGTCGAGGATACGATGATCCGTATTGCCCATTCGCAGGGAATATTGGATTGCAATGTTCTTGCCATGCCCGCAGCTATTTTCTTTTCTATTGAAAATACCAATATTTCTCGGATGAAACGGGTGACCTCATCCTCTTATAACATTGAAAAAGTTTGCGATGTCAACCAAGTATCACGGGAGCTTGTGGGCGGGCAGATTGATCTCTCGACAGCCTTTAAAAAGCTCAAAGAAATTGGTAATCAAGCCCTTCCTTATACAAAGTTCCAAGTGACTGTAGCAGCGACCCTCAGTGCCCCTTTCTTCTCGATTATGTTTGGGGGCAATGTTTATGACGCTTTTGGTGCAGCTATTGCAACTTTATTTGGATTTGCCTTCTCTCTCTATGTCGAGAAGTTTGTCCGCATTCCTTTTGTAACGGCCTTTGCAGGTGCCTTTGTTTTCGGCTTGATCGCCCAGTTCTGGGCCCGCTATACAGGCTTTCCTTCGACAGCAGACCTGATTATAGCAGGAGCGGTCATGCCCTTTGTTCCAGGGATTGCTCTGACAAATGCGGTACGGGATATCATGACCAACCATATCAACTCTGGTATGAGCAAGATGTTTGAATCCCTGCTCATTACCCTCGCTTTAGGGGCCGGTACCTCCGTCGCCCTAGTTTTGATGACATAAGATGACTCTAACAAGTATTTTACTCCAAGCAGTAGCGAGTTTACTCGCCATTATCACCTTTCTAATCGTACTGAATGTTCAACGCTCCATGCTCCTACCTGGTGGTATTTTGGGAATGGGTGTTTGGCTCCTCTATCTCGTGCTCAAAGAACCAACCAATGTTATTATTGCGACCTTTATCGCAGCAGTAATTGGCTCTTGCATCAGTCAGATTTTAAGTATTGTCTATAAGACACCAGCGGTGGTCTTTGTCTTGGCTATTCTTGCCCCCTTGGTGCCAGGTTATTTATCCTATCGAACGACAGCTTTCTTTGTGACAGGCGATTACAGCCATGCTATTGCCAGCGCGACTTTGGTGGTTATGTTAGCCCTCGTTATTTCTATTGGAATGGCAAGTGGAACGGTAATTCTAAAGCTTTATTACTACATCCGAAAACAACGAGGAATCTCTTCCTAATGCAGTCAAAGCAAAGACTTGATTTGTTGAATCAAGTCTTTTTTCTCTCTTTTGTTCCTATTTGTGATAAAATAGAATGAAACGATTTTTTACAATGAATGAAAAAACAGAGGTAAATATGACAATCGGTATTGATAAGATTGGTTTTGCGACCAGTCAATATGTCTTGAAATTACAAGACTTAGCAGAAGCGAGGGGAGTTGACCCCGAAAAATTTAGCAAGGGCCTCTTGTTAAATGAAATTAGTATTGCGCCACTGACTGAGGACATTGTTACCTTGGCAGCCAGTGCAAGCAACTCTATTTTAACAGAAAAAGAAAAAGAAGAAATCGATATGGTCATCGTGGCGACCGAGTCAGGGATTGACCAGAGTAAGGCAGCGGCAGTCTTTGTTCATGGCCTATTAGGCATTCAGCCTTTCGCCCGTAGCTTTGAAATCAAAGAAGCCTGCTATGGAGCGACAGCTGCCCTTCATTATGCCAAGTTGCATGTGGAAAATTCTCCAGAGTCTAAGGTTTTGGTCATTGCCAGTGATATTGCCAAGTATGGTGTGGGAACTCCAGGTGAGCCAACTCAGGGTGCTGGAAGTGTGGCGATGTTGATTACTCAGAATCCACGCATCATGGCCTTTAACAATGATAATGTTGCCCAAACACGCGACATCATGGATTTCTGGCGTCCGAACTACTCAAGCACTCCTTATGTAAACGGCATGTACTCGACCCAACAGTATCTTGATTGCCTGACAACGACTTGGGATGAATACAAGAAACGCTATGATTGGACGATGGATGACTTTGCGGCTATCTGCTTCCATTTGCCTTATCCTAAGTTGGCCCTAAAAGGCTTGCGCAAGATGATGGACAAGACTCTATCTCAGGAGAAGCAGGATAGTTTGCAAGAAAACTTTGATAAGTCCATTCTCTACAGTCAGATGATTGGGAATATCTACACAGGTTCCCTCTTCCTCGGGCTTCTCTCCCTTTTGGAAAATGCAGAAAATTTGAAAGCTGGAGATAAAATTGTCCTCTACAGTTACGGAAGTGGAGCGGTTTCAGAGTTCTTTAGTGGAGAACTGGTTGAAGGCTATGAGGCTTATCTCGACAAAGATCGCTTGAGCAAACTAAAGCAACGTACAGCATTGTCTGTTGCAGACTATGAAAAAGTCTTCTTCGAAGAATTGCAGTTGGATGAATCTGGTTCAGCCCAATTTGCAGGTTATGAACATCAAGACTATGCCTTGGTTGAAATTGTCGACCACCAACGCCGTTATAGCAAGGTTGAAAAATAATGAAGAGAAGTTGGAATGGATTTTCTAAAAAGTCATACCATGAGCGCCTTGAGTTACTGAAAGCTCAGGCGCTCCTTAGTCCTGAAAAGCAAACCAGTCTGGAGCAGGATGAACAAGTCAGCTTGGCAGTTGCAGACCAGCTGAGTGAGAATGTAGTGGGAACTTTTTCTCTGCCTTATTCCATTATTCCAGAGCTTGTGGTGAATGGTAAAGACTACACAGTTCCCTATGTGACAGAAGAACCCTCAGTGGTTGCTGCGGCCAGCTATGCTAGTAAAATCATCAAGCGAGCAGGTGGCTTTACTGCTCAAGTACATGAGCGCCAGATGATTGGTCAGGTAGCCCTTTATCAAGTTGCTGATCCTGAACAAGCGCAAGAAAAGATTGCCAGCAAGAAAGCCGAACTCTTGGAACTTGCCAATCAAGCCTATCCTTCTATCGTCAAACGTGGTGGCGGGGCGCGTGATTTGCATGTAGAGCAGATCAAGGGAGAAACAGACTTTCTCGTTGCTTATCTTCATGTCGATACTCAGGAAGCCATGGGAGCCAATATGCTCAACACCATGCTGGAGGCTTTGAAACCAGTCTTAGAAGAACTCAGTCAGGGACAGAGCCTTATGGGGATCCTGTCCAACTACGCGACTGATTCTCTGGTGACTGCAAGCTGTCGTATCGCCTTTCGCTACTTGAGTCCCCAAAGGGACCAAGGACGAGAAATTGCGGAGAAAATAGCCTTGGCCAGCCAGTTTGCGCAGGCTGATCCCTACCGAGCGGCTACCCATAATAAAGGGATTTTTAATGGTATTGATGCCATTTTAATCGCCACGGGTAATGACTGGCGTGCTATCGAAGCTGGGGCCCATGCCTTTGCCAGTCGAGACGGGCGCTATCAAGGTCTTAGTCAATGGACGCTGGACATGGAAAAAGAAGAATTGGTCGGCCAGATGACCCTGCCCATGCCGGTAGCGACCAAGGGTGGCTCTATCGGTCTCAACCCTCGTGTAGCCCTCAGTCATGAACTACTAGGAAATCCTTCAGCCAAGGAATTGGCTCAGATTATCGTGTCCATCGGTCTTGCCCAAAACTTTGCGGCCCTCAAAGCCTTAGTAAGTACGGGCATCCAGCAAGGCCACATGAAATTACAGGCCAAATCCCTAGCGCTCCTAGCAGGTGCTAGTGAGTCCGAGGTAGCTCCCCTCGTTGAGCGCCTCATCGCAGATAAAACCTTTAACTTAGAGACAGCCCAGCGCTATCTCGAAAACTTAAGATCATAAAAAACTCAGACGAATTCGTCTGAGTTTTCTTGTGTTTATACTCAATGAAAATCAAAAAGCAAATTAAGAAACTAGCCGCAGGCTGCTCAAAACACTGTTTTGAGGTTGCAGATGGAAGCTGACATGGTTTAAAGAGATTTTCGAAGAGTATTAAATACTTTTTCCTGGTAATAGTGTGACTGGTAAGAAGTAACTAGTTGTCGCGACCTCTTTGCCTTCAATCTTCTGTAAGAGAAGATCGACAGTGAGGTGGGCAATCTCTTTCATAGGTTGCTTAATCGTTGTCAGGTGAGGATAGTAGTTCTCGATAAAGTAGGTCCCATCATAGCCGATGACCTTGAGATCTTCAGGAACAGAAATTCCCAGCTCTTGAGCGATTTTGATAACCAGGATAGCTGTCAAATCATCTGAAGCAAAAATCGCATCTGGTTTCTGATGGGTCAAGATATTTTTGATTTCCATTTCTTTTCGGACGGGAGAAAAATCACTCGAAACATTGATAATAGGCGCTTTCGGGAGAATAGAGGCAAAGCCAGCATGGCGCAGTCCAGTCGGTGAGTTGGAATTGTCATTTCCTGTAATCATGATGATAGACTGGGCGCCAGTCTTGACCAAAGTTTGGGCTGCGAGGACACCGCCACCGTAGTTGTCAGAGGAGACGACAGGGATGTCTGGTGATAGATTTCGGTCAAAGGAAATGATCGGTGCTGTCACACGATTGTAGTCTTCGATTCCCAAGTTGTGACTTCCAGAAATGATACCATCGACCTGATTGGCCTCCAGCATTTCAATGTACTCTCGTTCTTTTTCAGAGTCGTGTTCGCTGTTGCAGATGATGGTCTTGTAGCCATTTTTGAAGAGTTGGTGTTCCAACTTGTCAATCAACTCCGCATAAAAGACATGACTGATGTTTGGAAAAATAAGTCCAATCAACTTGGCAGATTTTCCTTGGAGGCTTCGAGCCAGATTGTTGGGTTTGTAGCCCAATTCTCGCATGGCTTCATTAACCTTTTGAATGGTTTTCTCAGATAGATACCCCTTTTTATTGATGACCCGTGAGACGGTAGTAGGGCTGACGCCTGCAAGTTTTGCGACATCAGTTAGTTTTGCGACCATAATCTAATTCATAGTAAGTTCCAGTTGGGTTTCCAGACTTGATGAGGATACCATTTTGGTCTGCATGTGGGAAGACACGACCAGAAAATACTTTTTCTCCTTTATTGATGAAAATTTCAAAGACTGACTTGTCGATGAAGATAGTAGCAGTTGTAGCTTGGTTATTGATAGGGCAAGAACGAGTCGTACCAAATTCTTGGGCGTACTGTTCACCAGCCTGACTACGATCCACTGTCACCTGTCCATTGACAAGGTCAAAGTTGATTGAAAGCCCCTTGCCTTCTTTATCAGCAAGCAAGACAATCTCGCTTTGGCTATTGGTCTCCAAGTTGAGCTCGAGTTCATAGGTGTTATTGGTTTGAGTACGGTTTGAGACGACCTCTTCAGAAGAACGGAGTTCTTTGGTGGCTGCGACAGGGTATTGGTAGAGTTTGCCATCTTTGATAGTGAGTTCTTTGACCAATGAGAAGGTTCCTTGGTGGTCAAAACGGTCAGATGGGTAGGAAACATCTGGTAACCCAAGCCAACTTACTGCTAGTGCACGTCCATCTGGAGCGTTGAAGGCTTGCGTTGCATAGGCTTCAAAACCATAGTCTAGATTTTGCAATGGAGACACATCGACCATTTTGGCATTTTCAGGATCAAAGGAAGCCCCGATTTTGTACATGTTTGGATAGATATTGTCATAGTCTAGAATAGCCTTATCCAATCCTTGTGGGCAGTAGAGAAGGACAGGTTGCTCCCCTACAAAGACTAGATTTGGACATTCCATCATGTAGGCAGTGCGATCGTTAGCAAAGTCAAGTTCGCCAACTGCTTGCCAGTTGGTGTAGTCATTATCTATAGCCTTATAGAGACGGACGAAGCCTTTTTTCTCCAAGTCTTGACCACCCACGATGGCATAATATTGCCCCTTAAAGTTGAAAATTTGTGGGTCACGGAAGTGATCAGTAGAGTCTGATGGCTGGTCAATCAAGATCTTGTCAATCTTTGTAATCTTGCCATCCTTATCCATCAGAGCACCAATCTGGTAAGGGTGACGAATCCAATTTTCATCACGGACATTTCCAGTATAAAATAGGAACAACTGATCGCCAAACTGCATGGCAGAACCAGAGTAGGCACCGTGGCTATCTAATGGAGTATCTGGCAAAACTTTGACTCCAGTTTCTGTAAAGTGCACTAAATCATCACTTTCAAGCTGCACCCAAGACTTCAATCCATGGGCTGCACCGAAGGGGAAGTTTTGGTAAAAGAGAATCCATTTGCCATCAAAATAAGAAAAGCCATTTGGATCATTGAGAAGCCCCATTTTAGGCTCGACATGGTAACGAGTATGCCAAGGAGATTGTGCCATCTTTTCCTTGATTTGCTTGATTTCATCATTAGACCAGTCTTCATAGCGTCTGTAACGGCGCTCGGTTGTCCATTCCATTTTATCTTTCCTCCAAAAGTTCTATTCTATAATAATAGTAAACGTTTTCGGCAAAAAAAGCAAGTCTTTTATGTTAAAAAAAAGAAAAATATGTCAAACGATTGCCATGAATCAAGTAAAGGAAATCTGGCAAATTTTCACGAAAAAATGAAAGAAAATGTAAACAAAAGCCTTGATTCCTCAAGTATAAAGATATTTTTTTGAGGAAAAAGAGAATTTCCCTCAAAAACGAGCAAAAATAATCAGAGAAAAAAGAAAGGGAATAAAAATTTCTGCAAAACGCTTGACATATTTTAGAAACGTGATAAAATAATAGTCGTAGGGCGAATAAAATCGCTTTCAAACAAGAACAAAATTTTATAAGGAGATTTTTGCAAATGAACAATCAGGATATTGCAAAAAAAGTCATCGAAGCCCTTGGCGGACGTGAAAATGTCAACAGTGTTGCCCACTGTGCGACTCGTCTACGTGTCATGGTCAAAGATGAAGGGAAAATCAATAAGGAAGTGATTGAGAACTTGGATAAAGTTCAAGGAGCTTTCTTTAACTCAGGTCAATACCAAATCATCTTTGGTACTGGTACAGTAAACAAGATGTACGACGAAGTCGTTGCACTTGGTTTGCCAACCTCTTCTAAAGAAGACATGAAAGCAGAAGCTGCTAAACAAGGAAACTGGTTCCAACGTGCTATCCGTACTTTCGGTGATGTCTTCGTGCCAATCATCCCAGTTATTGTAGCAACTGGTCTCTTCATGGGTCTTCGTGGTCTCATGAACGCTCTTGGAATGACACTTCCAGATGATGTGAAGATTTACTCAGAAATCCTTACAGATACAGCCTTCATCATCTTGCCAGGTTTGGTTGTATGGTCAACCTTCCGCGTATTCGGTGGAAATCCAGCCGTTGGTATCGTCCTCGGTATGATGCTGGTTTCTGGTTCACTTCCAAACGCTTGGGCAGTAGCATCAGGTGGTGAAGTAACAGCTATGAACTTCTTTGGCTTCATTCCTGTTGTTGGTTTGCAAGGTTCTGTTCTTCCAGCCTTCATCATTGGGGTGGTCGGAGCCAAGTTTGAAAAAGGCCTCCGAAAAGTAGTTCCAGATGTCTTGGATCTCTTGGTGACACCGTTCGTGACACTTTTGGTCATGTCTATCCTTGGACTTTTTGTCATCGGACCAGTCTTCCACGTTGTTGAAAACTATATCCTTCTCGGAACAAAAGCAATTCTTGCTTTGCCATTTGGTCTTGGTGGTTTGGTCATCGGTGGGGTTCACCAATTGATTGTCGTATCAGGTGTGCACCACATCTTCAACTTACTTGAAGTGCAATTGCTTGCTGCGGACCATGCCAACCCATTCAACGCTATCATCACTGCTGCTATGACAGCTCAAGGGGCTGCAACTGTTGCGGTTGGTGTTAAAACGAAAAATCCTAAACTAAAAACACTTGCTTTCCCAGCTGCTCTTTCTGCCTTCCTCGGTATTACAGAGCCTGCTATCTTCGGGGTAAACTTACGTTTCCGTAAACCATTCTTCCTTTCATTGATTGCTGGTGCTATCGGTGGTGGATTGGCTTCAATCCTTGGACTTGCTGGTACTGGTAATGGTATCACCATCATCCCTGGTACAATGTTGTACGTTGGGAATGGTCAATTGTTCCAATACCTTCTTATGGTAGCTGTATCATTCGTTCTTGGTTTTGCCCTTACTTACATGTTTGGTTACGAGGACGAAAAAGAAGTTGCTTCTGAAGTAGCGACAGAACGTTTGGTTCAAGAAGAAACGACTGGTAACATTCCAGTAGCTCCTCAAAATGAAACAATCCAAACTCCGATCGTTGGGGACGTGGTTGCTCTTGAGAATGTTAACGACCCAGTCTTTTCAAGTGGTGCAATGGGACAAGGGATTGCAGTGAAACCAAGCCAAGGCGTGGTTTACGCACCAGCTGATGCAGAAGTATCGATTGCTTTTGCTACAGGACATGCTTATGGTTTGAAGACAGCAAATGGAGCTGAAATCTTGATCCACGTTGGTATCGACACGGTGACTATGAACGGTGAAGGCTTTGAACAAAAAGTTGCTCAAGGCGACAAGGTCAAAGCTGGTGACGTTCTTGGAACATTTGACTCAAACAAAATCGCTGCTGCAGGTCTTGATGATACAACAATGGTTATCGTAACCAACACAGCAGACTATGCTTCTGTGACACCAGTCGCAAGCGGTTCAGTTGTCAAGGGTGACGCTATCATCGAAGTGAAAGCCTAGTCCTCTTCGAAAATCAGATTTAAAAATAAAACGAACAAATATTATGTTTGTTCGTTTTTACTTGGATGGTAAGATTTACAGAGGAAAATCTAAAATATTGAGAAATCTAGCCCTTTAAAATGTGCTATAATAGAGAAAACAAAGATAAGAGGTTTATCATGACAAAATTATATGGAAGCTTAGAAGCGGGCGGTACAAAGTTTGTCTGTGCTGTCGGGGATGAAAATTTTAACATTGTAGAAAAAACACAGTTTCCTACAACAACTCCTATCGAGACTATCGATAAAACCATCGAGTTCTTTTCAAAATTCGACAATCTTGCAGGTCTTGCCATCGGTTCCTTCGGTCCTATCGATATCGATAAAAACTCAAAAACCTATGGCTTTATCACAACGACTCCAAAACCTCACTGGGCAAATGTAGACCTACTTGGTGCCCTACGTCGTGCCCTCAACGTACCCATGTATTTCACCACTGACGTAAATAGCTCTGCCTATGGTGAAGTAGTTGCTCGTAACAATGCTGGTGGTCGTATCGAAAACTTGGTTTACTACACGATCGGTACAGGGATTGGTGCAGGTGTTATCCAACGTGGTGAGTTTATCGGAGGTGTCGGTCACCCTGAGATGGGTCACTACTATGTGGCTAAACACCCAATGGACGAGGAAAAAGAATTTAACGGCGTTTGTCCTTTCCACAAGGGCTGTTTGGAAGGTTTTGCGGCTGGTCCAAGTCTCGAAGCCCGTACAGGTATTCGTGGTGAAAACATCGAACTCAACAGTTCTGTCTGGGATGTTCAAGCCTATTATATCGCTCAAGCTGCGGTCAATGCTACAGTGACTTTCCGTCCAGATGTGATCGTCTTTGGTGGTGGGGTTATGGCCCAACAACACATGCTGGACCGTGTGCGTGAGAAATTCACAGCTCTTCTCAATGGCTACCTACCAGTACCAGACG
The sequence above is a segment of the Streptococcus oralis ATCC 35037 genome. Coding sequences within it:
- a CDS encoding hydroxymethylglutaryl-CoA synthase is translated as MTIGIDKIGFATSQYVLKLQDLAEARGVDPEKFSKGLLLNEISIAPLTEDIVTLAASASNSILTEKEKEEIDMVIVATESGIDQSKAAAVFVHGLLGIQPFARSFEIKEACYGATAALHYAKLHVENSPESKVLVIASDIAKYGVGTPGEPTQGAGSVAMLITQNPRIMAFNNDNVAQTRDIMDFWRPNYSSTPYVNGMYSTQQYLDCLTTTWDEYKKRYDWTMDDFAAICFHLPYPKLALKGLRKMMDKTLSQEKQDSLQENFDKSILYSQMIGNIYTGSLFLGLLSLLENAENLKAGDKIVLYSYGSGAVSEFFSGELVEGYEAYLDKDRLSKLKQRTALSVADYEKVFFEELQLDESGSAQFAGYEHQDYALVEIVDHQRRYSKVEK
- a CDS encoding hydroxymethylglutaryl-CoA reductase, degradative; the protein is MKRSWNGFSKKSYHERLELLKAQALLSPEKQTSLEQDEQVSLAVADQLSENVVGTFSLPYSIIPELVVNGKDYTVPYVTEEPSVVAAASYASKIIKRAGGFTAQVHERQMIGQVALYQVADPEQAQEKIASKKAELLELANQAYPSIVKRGGGARDLHVEQIKGETDFLVAYLHVDTQEAMGANMLNTMLEALKPVLEELSQGQSLMGILSNYATDSLVTASCRIAFRYLSPQRDQGREIAEKIALASQFAQADPYRAATHNKGIFNGIDAILIATGNDWRAIEAGAHAFASRDGRYQGLSQWTLDMEKEELVGQMTLPMPVATKGGSIGLNPRVALSHELLGNPSAKELAQIIVSIGLAQNFAALKALVSTGIQQGHMKLQAKSLALLAGASESEVAPLVERLIADKTFNLETAQRYLENLRS
- a CDS encoding threonine/serine exporter family protein, whose product is MDESRELNAVIDVIMLAGTILLKSGSEIHRVEDTMIRIAHSQGILDCNVLAMPAAIFFSIENTNISRMKRVTSSSYNIEKVCDVNQVSRELVGGQIDLSTAFKKLKEIGNQALPYTKFQVTVAATLSAPFFSIMFGGNVYDAFGAAIATLFGFAFSLYVEKFVRIPFVTAFAGAFVFGLIAQFWARYTGFPSTADLIIAGAVMPFVPGIALTNAVRDIMTNHINSGMSKMFESLLITLALGAGTSVALVLMT
- a CDS encoding sucrose-specific PTS transporter subunit IIBC, whose protein sequence is MNNQDIAKKVIEALGGRENVNSVAHCATRLRVMVKDEGKINKEVIENLDKVQGAFFNSGQYQIIFGTGTVNKMYDEVVALGLPTSSKEDMKAEAAKQGNWFQRAIRTFGDVFVPIIPVIVATGLFMGLRGLMNALGMTLPDDVKIYSEILTDTAFIILPGLVVWSTFRVFGGNPAVGIVLGMMLVSGSLPNAWAVASGGEVTAMNFFGFIPVVGLQGSVLPAFIIGVVGAKFEKGLRKVVPDVLDLLVTPFVTLLVMSILGLFVIGPVFHVVENYILLGTKAILALPFGLGGLVIGGVHQLIVVSGVHHIFNLLEVQLLAADHANPFNAIITAAMTAQGAATVAVGVKTKNPKLKTLAFPAALSAFLGITEPAIFGVNLRFRKPFFLSLIAGAIGGGLASILGLAGTGNGITIIPGTMLYVGNGQLFQYLLMVAVSFVLGFALTYMFGYEDEKEVASEVATERLVQEETTGNIPVAPQNETIQTPIVGDVVALENVNDPVFSSGAMGQGIAVKPSQGVVYAPADAEVSIAFATGHAYGLKTANGAEILIHVGIDTVTMNGEGFEQKVAQGDKVKAGDVLGTFDSNKIAAAGLDDTTMVIVTNTADYASVTPVASGSVVKGDAIIEVKA
- the scrK gene encoding fructokinase ScrK, whose protein sequence is MTKLYGSLEAGGTKFVCAVGDENFNIVEKTQFPTTTPIETIDKTIEFFSKFDNLAGLAIGSFGPIDIDKNSKTYGFITTTPKPHWANVDLLGALRRALNVPMYFTTDVNSSAYGEVVARNNAGGRIENLVYYTIGTGIGAGVIQRGEFIGGVGHPEMGHYYVAKHPMDEEKEFNGVCPFHKGCLEGFAAGPSLEARTGIRGENIELNSSVWDVQAYYIAQAAVNATVTFRPDVIVFGGGVMAQQHMLDRVREKFTALLNGYLPVPDVRDYIVTPAVAGNGSATLGNFVLAKSVAK
- a CDS encoding LacI family DNA-binding transcriptional regulator codes for the protein MVAKLTDVAKLAGVSPTTVSRVINKKGYLSEKTIQKVNEAMRELGYKPNNLARSLQGKSAKLIGLIFPNISHVFYAELIDKLEHQLFKNGYKTIICNSEHDSEKEREYIEMLEANQVDGIISGSHNLGIEDYNRVTAPIISFDRNLSPDIPVVSSDNYGGGVLAAQTLVKTGAQSIIMITGNDNSNSPTGLRHAGFASILPKAPIINVSSDFSPVRKEMEIKNILTHQKPDAIFASDDLTAILVIKIAQELGISVPEDLKVIGYDGTYFIENYYPHLTTIKQPMKEIAHLTVDLLLQKIEGKEVATTSYFLPVTLLPGKSI
- a CDS encoding threonine/serine exporter family protein, translated to MTLTSILLQAVASLLAIITFLIVLNVQRSMLLPGGILGMGVWLLYLVLKEPTNVIIATFIAAVIGSCISQILSIVYKTPAVVFVLAILAPLVPGYLSYRTTAFFVTGDYSHAIASATLVVMLALVISIGMASGTVILKLYYYIRKQRGISS
- a CDS encoding sucrose-6-phosphate hydrolase, giving the protein MEWTTERRYRRYEDWSNDEIKQIKEKMAQSPWHTRYHVEPKMGLLNDPNGFSYFDGKWILFYQNFPFGAAHGLKSWVQLESDDLVHFTETGVKVLPDTPLDSHGAYSGSAMQFGDQLFLFYTGNVRDENWIRHPYQIGALMDKDGKITKIDKILIDQPSDSTDHFRDPQIFNFKGQYYAIVGGQDLEKKGFVRLYKAIDNDYTNWQAVGELDFANDRTAYMMECPNLVFVGEQPVLLYCPQGLDKAILDYDNIYPNMYKIGASFDPENAKMVDVSPLQNLDYGFEAYATQAFNAPDGRALAVSWLGLPDVSYPSDRFDHQGTFSLVKELTIKDGKLYQYPVAATKELRSSEEVVSNRTQTNNTYELELNLETNSQSEIVLLADKEGKGLSINFDLVNGQVTVDRSQAGEQYAQEFGTTRSCPINNQATTATIFIDKSVFEIFINKGEKVFSGRVFPHADQNGILIKSGNPTGTYYELDYGRKTN